DNA from Caloranaerobacter sp. TR13:
TGTTAGTGGAGTTAATGATAATAATCCTAAATTTATTTCTTTACGACCATTTTTGTACTATGAGATAAATAATAAAAACAAGTTTACAATATTACCAACTGCTATTTATTCTCCGGTAGTAAATGATAAGATAATATTAGAGCTTGTGAAGTCTTTAAATTAGTAATTGTTTTGTGTTCTTTGATGGTGTTACAATAAACTATTTTGATCTTACTCCTCATATTCATTATTTTGGTTCGGTTACTAGTCAATATGATGGATATATTGATAGAGGTGAAGTCGCTAGTGAATATAACGGGAGGAATTCTAAAGATACTCTTCACTTTTCAATAAGAAGAATAGTTAGTAATACATGCAGTACTACCATAGGTTTTAGTGCAGATATAGTAAGTGGCGAATGACACAGAGGAACGGTTCTAGTGTGTCCAAAAGAAAACAACAGAACCGTCTCTTTGTGTCATTTAATTGAAATTATAGCTTTTGCAAGCTCATTTATGCTCTCGGTTAATCTATCTAGTTTACCCTCTATTCTAACTAATAGATATATGGAAACTGCTATTGGAAAACCAAGATTAGCAATTTGAGCATACAAATCTTCCATATTACACCTCCTTTGAAATAAGTACTAGGTACTGGGTACTTGATACTGGATACTGGGTACTTGGATTAAGGGACAGAAGACAGAGAACAGGGGACAGGGAATAGGTAGCAGAGAACTGGTAACTAGAAATGACACAGGAGAACCGTCCCCCTGTGTGGAGAACCGTCCCCCTGTGTCATGTCATCTAAGCTATATTTAACTCTTGAACGTTTGTAGTAACTATTCTAGCGCCTGCTATAGCTACAAGGTCTCCACCTGAAGAATTAAAAATATTTTTAAGTATTATCTCATTCATAGCAGTAGATACTTCCATATCTGTTAAATCATCTCTTGGATTATCAATAGAAATAGTTGTCCTCTTATCTAACTGATTTTTAAAAATCATCTCTAATCTACTATTCGCCATCACCACACCTCCTTCTTGTTAGAATAAATTAAATCCCCTAGATACTTTCTACTAACTCAACTTCATCAATTCTCCTTATAGACACTACAGGCAACTTCTGTAAACCTGTTAAAGCTATTGCTACTGAGTAAACATCTTCATTTGTTGCAGCACCTTTAACCTTAGAATAAGTTTTAGATTTTACTATCTGCTTACCATTCTGGTCTATTCCACCATCTAAATTTAGTTTAATTTTTGAATCCTTAGTTACTGCGTTCACTGCCATCCTCTCACCTCCCTTCTACTCCTTATATAGAAGAAAGGCTAAAAATTTACTATGAATTTTCTTAATTTCTTTATCGCAGAGGTTTTGATATTTACAGCAGTCCTATAGCTTATATTAAGTCTCTTACTTATCTCCTTTAAAGAAACATCTTGAATATAATACATAGTAATTACCTCTTTTTGTCTTTTAGTAAGCTTATCTAAAGCTTTTAATAAGTTTAATGTTTCTTCATTTTTTATAATAACTTCATCTTGCAATAAGTTTTCATCAGCAATTAAGTCAATAAGTTCTAAACTATCATCTTTTGAACTTATCATTTGATTTAATGAAATATATTCTTTATTCTTCCTGCTATTATTTAAATAATGGAACTTAAGCATCGCCTTTACATACCCTAAAAAATGTACTCCTTTATCCTTATCGTAATCTTTTAAAGCTCTTAAGATTATTTCGTATCCCTCTTGAATTAAATCATCATATAAATCTGCCTTGTTAAAATACCTTTTAATAGAGGATAATACTATTGGCTTTAGTTTAAATAGTAGTATTTCCTTCGCTGCTATATCTCCTTTTTGAGCAGCATCAAGCAAATTATTTATTTCATTATACATAAGCTCCCTCCAATTTAGAGGGGCGCCCCATCTTTCTTACCGGCAAATATATAGTATCTTGATGCTGCTAATTTTAAAATTTATGACTAGTTCATTTTCATTGAACGAGTTGAACTAAAAATAGACGATAGAGAACAGGGAACAGGTGACAAAAGGCAAGGCAAAAAAGAAAAAGAGAAAGTCAATCTGTGACTTCCTCTATATTCTCAATATTAACAAGTACTTCATAATCCACATTATAGTCTTTTGAAATTGCTTCAATTGCTTTTATTATTTCATCGTTTTCTTCTTTTAAAACAAATATAATACGGTCAAAATCGTCCTTTAGAGTATCTAATAAGTATCCTACATCAGCTTCATTCTCCACAAGCACCTTGATAGTTGTATTTCTTTTATCCACATATCTACAAACATAGTCTACATATAAGTTCTTTATAAATACAACCACTCCATAAACAAAAAATACGTATACTATTATAGTAATTATAAACATTATCATAATAATCACCCTCTTTTTATGGGGTATATTATTATGATATGAATTTAAGCTTATAATGTTACTTTTTCTCTGCTTCCCGGTTTTTCAATAGGTAAGTCCTTCATGCAAAGAGGACATTCCTTTTTATCATAAGTTTTTATATCTAATTTTACTGCACTAAAAATAGGCAGTCCTAAATCTATATTATTCTCTCTCCTATCTACTATACAAGCTATTCCAATAACTTCTCCACCAAATTCTTCAATTATATCTTTTACTTCCAAGCTAGACTTTCCGGTAGTTACAACATCTTCTGTTATTAATATTTTATCTCCTTTATTTATCTCAAAACCTCTTCTTAGCTGCATTACACCATCTTTTCTTTCTGTAAAAATTGCTTCTTTACCTAACTGTCTGCCTATTTCGTATGAAACTATTACCCCACCCATTGCAGGCCCTACAACTTTATCTATCTCCAAATTCTTCACTTTATCTACTACCACCTTCAAAACCTTTTCAGCAAAGTTTGGATATCTTAAAACTTTGGCACATTGAACATATTTATCACTATGTTTACCTGATGATAATAAGAAATGTCCTTCTAATAACGCATCACACTCTTTTAAAATCTCAATTATTTTTTTCTCTTCCATACGCAAGCCTCCCATTTTTATCAGTTACCAGTTGCCAGAGAACAGAGAACAGGATGAATAAAGTTGTCAGTTTCCAGAATAGTAGCGGAGAATTAATTCTCCACTACTAGGGTACAGTTACCAAGGTACAGGCGACAGTTCCCTGCCCCCTGTTCTCTATTCCCTGTTCTCTAATTCCAGTACCTAGTACCTAAATAATTCCCCTAATCTCCTCTATAGACTTTATTCCTTCTTCTTTCA
Protein-coding regions in this window:
- a CDS encoding DUF1659 domain-containing protein encodes the protein MAVNAVTKDSKIKLNLDGGIDQNGKQIVKSKTYSKVKGAATNEDVYSVAIALTGLQKLPVVSIRRIDEVELVESI
- a CDS encoding RNA polymerase sigma factor, which translates into the protein MYNEINNLLDAAQKGDIAAKEILLFKLKPIVLSSIKRYFNKADLYDDLIQEGYEIILRALKDYDKDKGVHFLGYVKAMLKFHYLNNSRKNKEYISLNQMISSKDDSLELIDLIADENLLQDEVIIKNEETLNLLKALDKLTKRQKEVITMYYIQDVSLKEISKRLNISYRTAVNIKTSAIKKLRKFIVNF
- a CDS encoding DUF2922 domain-containing protein — protein: MANSRLEMIFKNQLDKRTTISIDNPRDDLTDMEVSTAMNEIILKNIFNSSGGDLVAIAGARIVTTNVQELNIA
- a CDS encoding YvrJ family protein gives rise to the protein MEDLYAQIANLGFPIAVSIYLLVRIEGKLDRLTESINELAKAIISIK
- the pyrE gene encoding orotate phosphoribosyltransferase, yielding MEEKKIIEILKECDALLEGHFLLSSGKHSDKYVQCAKVLRYPNFAEKVLKVVVDKVKNLEIDKVVGPAMGGVIVSYEIGRQLGKEAIFTERKDGVMQLRRGFEINKGDKILITEDVVTTGKSSLEVKDIIEEFGGEVIGIACIVDRRENNIDLGLPIFSAVKLDIKTYDKKECPLCMKDLPIEKPGSREKVTL